In Bradyrhizobium erythrophlei, a single genomic region encodes these proteins:
- a CDS encoding GntR family transcriptional regulator: protein MAVQRPARRARAPKLVAPKGPPKASKAERRTAGSNGTDHAADDAETLTDRAYRLVEELIVTLALPPETILSEQSLAAKLKIGRTPIREALQRLARDGLVVILPRRGILVSQINLKTQMRLLEVRRELERLMAKGAAERATPEETAQFAAIARDMRRASDESDDMTFMRLDRQFNELVSQAARNEFASRAMGLMHGLSRRFWYQHYRESGDLPLSARLHAEVAEAIAKRHPDAAGKASDRLIDYIESFTRKTIEA, encoded by the coding sequence ATGGCCGTGCAGAGACCAGCCAGGCGGGCACGCGCGCCTAAACTCGTTGCGCCGAAAGGGCCGCCCAAGGCCTCGAAGGCAGAGCGGCGGACGGCCGGTTCCAACGGCACCGATCATGCGGCGGACGATGCGGAAACCCTGACCGACCGCGCCTATCGGCTGGTCGAGGAACTGATCGTTACGCTGGCGTTGCCGCCCGAAACCATTCTTTCGGAACAATCGCTGGCAGCAAAGCTCAAGATCGGACGAACGCCGATCCGCGAAGCCTTGCAGCGGCTCGCACGCGACGGCCTGGTCGTGATCCTGCCGCGGCGGGGCATTCTGGTGTCGCAGATCAACCTGAAGACGCAGATGCGGCTGCTCGAAGTGCGTCGCGAACTGGAACGGTTGATGGCAAAAGGCGCGGCCGAACGCGCAACGCCGGAAGAGACCGCCCAGTTCGCCGCGATAGCCCGCGACATGCGTCGCGCTTCTGATGAGAGCGACGATATGACGTTTATGAGGCTCGACCGCCAGTTCAACGAACTGGTCAGCCAAGCCGCGCGCAACGAGTTCGCCTCGCGCGCGATGGGCCTGATGCACGGCCTGTCCCGCCGCTTCTGGTATCAGCACTATCGCGAATCCGGCGACCTGCCGCTCTCGGCGCGGCTGCATGCCGAGGTGGCCGAGGCGATCGCCAAGCGCCATCCGGATGCCGCAGGCAAGGCCTCCGACCGTCTGATCGACTACATCGAGAGTTTTACCCGCAAGACCATCGAGGCTTGA
- a CDS encoding Zn-dependent alcohol dehydrogenase — translation MALTYKAAVLHAPKTPLTIETVQAADLAPDDVLVRIKAAGLCHTDLEVIEGSLRNPMPIVLGHEAAGVVEQAGLKAHGINVGDHVVLSWNPHCGHCFYCDRDLPILCESYLSQAPLAVQFDGQSRAHLRDGRELKHLMYLGTLAEYCIVPAQQAIAVPKELPFDQACLIGCGVMTGVGAALNIASIHYGDAVMVIGCGAVGLAAVQGARMAGAETVMAVDLADDKLRLARKLGATHAINAGNEDVVEAVRWLTAGRGADVVLEAAGSARAFRLTSEAVRPGGEVIWLGKTDVNEDVAFRWGSLMQEKRIRRSSYGGARPLRDFPMLARAALDGRLNLKDLITARISLEQVNEGFAALKRGEAIRSVVTL, via the coding sequence GTGGCACTCACCTACAAGGCCGCCGTCCTTCACGCGCCGAAGACGCCGCTCACCATCGAGACGGTGCAAGCGGCCGATCTCGCCCCCGATGACGTGCTCGTCCGGATCAAGGCGGCCGGGCTCTGCCACACCGACCTCGAGGTGATCGAAGGCTCCTTGCGCAATCCGATGCCGATCGTCCTCGGCCATGAGGCCGCCGGGGTGGTCGAACAGGCCGGGCTGAAGGCCCACGGCATCAATGTAGGCGACCACGTCGTATTGTCGTGGAATCCGCATTGCGGGCACTGCTTCTATTGCGACCGCGACCTGCCGATCCTGTGCGAGAGTTACCTGAGCCAGGCGCCGCTCGCGGTTCAATTCGACGGCCAAAGCCGCGCGCATCTGCGCGACGGGCGGGAGCTGAAGCACCTGATGTATCTCGGCACGCTCGCCGAATACTGCATCGTGCCGGCGCAGCAGGCGATTGCCGTTCCGAAGGAGTTGCCGTTCGATCAGGCGTGCCTGATCGGGTGCGGCGTCATGACGGGCGTGGGCGCGGCGCTGAACATCGCTTCGATCCACTATGGTGACGCGGTGATGGTGATCGGCTGCGGCGCGGTCGGCCTTGCCGCCGTACAGGGCGCGCGGATGGCGGGCGCAGAGACCGTGATGGCGGTCGATCTCGCCGACGACAAGCTGCGGCTGGCCCGGAAACTTGGCGCAACGCATGCGATCAACGCTGGCAATGAGGATGTCGTCGAGGCCGTACGGTGGCTCACGGCCGGCCGCGGCGCCGACGTGGTGCTGGAAGCGGCCGGCAGCGCACGTGCCTTCCGGCTGACGAGCGAAGCGGTGCGGCCGGGCGGCGAGGTGATCTGGCTCGGCAAGACCGATGTCAACGAGGACGTGGCGTTTCGCTGGGGATCCCTGATGCAGGAAAAGCGCATCCGCCGCTCCAGCTATGGCGGCGCGCGACCGTTGCGGGATTTTCCGATGCTGGCGCGCGCGGCGCTCGACGGCCGGCTGAATCTGAAAGACCTCATCACCGCACGCATTTCGCTGGAACAGGTCAACGAAGGCTTTGCTGCGCTCAAGCGCGGCGAGGCCATCCGCAGCGTGGTGACTCTCTAA
- a CDS encoding DUF6166 domain-containing protein, whose amino-acid sequence MKSFVGDRTIDGIKVTVDGRPLDQRLDLHRYTANGFEWSYEGPEPRQLALAMLAEHLGDSTKALALVEPFMTGVVANFGNEWEMTSADIDAALDALRGNALRAAS is encoded by the coding sequence ATGAAGAGTTTCGTCGGCGACCGCACTATCGACGGCATCAAGGTCACGGTCGACGGCCGGCCGCTCGACCAGAGGCTCGATCTTCATCGCTACACCGCCAACGGATTCGAGTGGAGCTATGAGGGGCCGGAGCCGCGGCAGCTGGCGCTGGCGATGCTGGCCGAACATCTCGGCGATTCCACCAAGGCGCTCGCCCTGGTCGAACCCTTCATGACGGGCGTCGTCGCGAATTTCGGCAACGAGTGGGAGATGACGTCGGCCGATATCGATGCCGCACTCGATGCGCTGCGCGGTAACGCGCTTCGCGCCGCCTCCTGA